Proteins found in one Triticum aestivum cultivar Chinese Spring chromosome 4D, IWGSC CS RefSeq v2.1, whole genome shotgun sequence genomic segment:
- the LOC123099002 gene encoding SUMO-conjugating enzyme SCE1 produces the protein MSSGGIARGRLAEERKAWRKNHPHGFVAKPETLGDGTVNLMVWHCTIPGKQGTDWEGGYFPLTLHFSEDYPSKPPKCKFPTNFFHPNVYPSGTVCLSILNEDSGWRPAITVKQILVGIQDLLDQPNPADPAQTDGYHLFIQDPAEYKRRVRAQAKQYPALV, from the exons atGTCTTCCGGTGGGATCGCGCGCGGCCGCCTCGCCGAGGAGCGCAAGGCCTGGCGGAAGAACCACCCCCAC GGCTTCGTCGCCAAGCCGGAGACGCTGGGCGACGGCACGGTCAACCTCATGGTCTGGCACTGCACCATCCCCGGCAAGCAAGGG ACTGATTGGGAAGGCGGATACTTCCCTCTCACCCTTCATTTCAGTGAGGATTACCCCAGCAAGCCTCCCAAGTGCAAGTTCCCTACGAATTTCTTCCACCCGAATGTCTACCCTTCAGGGACAGTCTGCCTTTCAATCCTCAATGAGGATAGC GGCTGGAGACCTGCTATTACTGTGAAGCAAATCCTTGTTGGAATTCAGGACTTGCTTGATCAGCCCAACCCGGCTGACCCTGCTCAGACTGATGGTTATCACCTTTTCATCCAG GATCCAGCTGAGTACAAGAGGCGTGTTCGGGCGCAGGCAAAGCAGTATCCCGCATTGGTCTGA